A stretch of Corynebacterium timonense DNA encodes these proteins:
- the atpA gene encoding F0F1 ATP synthase subunit alpha yields MLEPTTESRKNMAELTISSDEIRSAIANYTSSYSAEASREEVGVVTSAADGIAQVSGLPSCMTNELLEFPNGVIGVAQNLDTDTIGVVVLGNFESLTEGDTVKRTGEVLSIPVGEKFLGRVINPLGQPIDGLGAIESDEERALELQAAGVLDRQPVEEPMATGMKAIDAMTPIGRGQRQLIIGDRKTGKTAVCIDTILNQKSFWETGDPSKQVRCIYVAIGQKGSTIAGVRATLEEHGALEYTTIVAAPASDSAGFKWLAPFSGAALGQHWMYQGKHVLVIYDDLTKQAEAYRAISLLLRRPPGREAYPGDVFYLHSRLLERAAKLNDELGGGSLTALPIIETKANDVGAFIPTNVISITDGQVFLQSDLFNQGVRPAIDVGISVSRVGGAAQTKGMKKVAGNLRLDLAAYRDLEAFAAFASDLDSASKRQLERGQRLVELLKQPENSPQAVEFQIISIWLANEGAFDVVPVEDVRRYEFELHDHLRSKAPEVYEQIAGGAALDDQSKETLTRVNADFARTFKTSEGKRIVREEEAEALDSNEVSKNKLNVNRSK; encoded by the coding sequence ATGCTGGAACCAACTACCGAGAGCAGGAAGAACATGGCGGAGCTGACGATCTCCTCCGATGAGATCCGTAGCGCGATAGCGAACTACACCTCGAGCTACTCTGCGGAGGCCTCCCGTGAGGAGGTCGGCGTGGTGACTTCGGCTGCAGACGGCATCGCCCAGGTTTCTGGGCTGCCGAGCTGCATGACGAACGAGCTGCTCGAGTTCCCCAACGGTGTCATCGGCGTTGCACAGAACCTAGACACCGACACCATCGGTGTCGTTGTCCTGGGCAACTTCGAGTCCCTCACCGAAGGCGACACAGTCAAGAGGACCGGAGAGGTCCTGTCCATCCCGGTCGGGGAGAAGTTCCTCGGCCGCGTTATTAACCCCCTAGGCCAGCCGATCGACGGCCTCGGCGCCATCGAGTCCGACGAAGAGCGTGCCCTCGAGCTGCAGGCCGCGGGCGTTCTCGACCGCCAGCCGGTGGAGGAGCCGATGGCGACGGGTATGAAGGCGATCGACGCCATGACCCCCATCGGCCGGGGCCAGCGCCAGCTGATCATCGGCGACCGCAAGACCGGCAAGACCGCGGTCTGCATCGACACCATCTTGAACCAGAAGTCCTTCTGGGAGACGGGCGACCCCTCGAAGCAGGTGCGCTGCATCTACGTGGCCATCGGCCAGAAGGGCTCGACCATCGCTGGCGTTCGCGCCACCCTGGAGGAGCACGGCGCGCTCGAGTACACCACGATCGTGGCTGCTCCCGCGTCCGACTCCGCTGGCTTCAAGTGGCTTGCGCCCTTCTCCGGCGCAGCCCTCGGCCAGCACTGGATGTACCAGGGCAAGCACGTCCTGGTCATTTACGACGACTTGACCAAGCAGGCCGAGGCGTACCGCGCGATTTCGCTTCTGCTGCGCCGCCCGCCGGGCCGCGAGGCCTACCCGGGTGACGTGTTCTACCTGCACTCCCGCCTCCTCGAGCGCGCCGCAAAGCTCAACGACGAGCTGGGTGGCGGCTCCCTGACCGCGCTGCCGATCATCGAGACGAAGGCGAACGACGTGGGCGCCTTCATCCCGACGAACGTGATCTCCATCACCGACGGCCAGGTCTTCCTCCAGTCCGACCTGTTCAACCAGGGCGTCCGTCCGGCCATCGACGTCGGTATCTCGGTGTCCCGTGTCGGTGGCGCCGCACAGACGAAGGGCATGAAGAAGGTCGCCGGTAACCTGCGTCTCGACCTCGCGGCCTACCGCGACCTCGAGGCCTTCGCGGCGTTCGCCTCCGACCTCGACTCCGCGTCAAAGCGCCAGCTCGAGCGCGGCCAGCGCCTCGTTGAGCTGCTCAAGCAGCCGGAGAACTCGCCGCAGGCCGTGGAATTCCAGATCATCTCCATCTGGCTCGCCAACGAGGGTGCTTTCGACGTCGTTCCCGTCGAAGATGTCCGCCGCTACGAATTCGAGCTGCACGACCACCTGCGCTCCAAGGCGCCCGAGGTCTACGAGCAGATCGCCGGCGGGGCTGCCCTAGACGACCAGTCCAAGGAGACTCTCACCCGCGTGAACGCCGACTTCGCTCGCACCTTCAAGACCAGCGAGGGCAAGCGCATCGTCCGCGAGGAGGAAGCCGAAGCCCTCGACTCCAACGAGGTGTCGAAGAACAAGCTCAACGTTAACCGCTCCAAGTAG
- a CDS encoding F0F1 ATP synthase subunit delta: protein MKAASREARNNVAEKLDELIRTSGDTVAVAAQIGTELFLVVDQLDLDRSLRVAVADNALDADQREGILLTVFGEKVAEPTAQILRAVAREEWSSSRDLRTGLVWLGRRALLLGAENQGTLEEVEDELFQLSVLLEQEKQLTQLLADRTAGAQQKRGLLANVIYGKVTMFTEALALQVIGRPEHNPVDDLAAVAALVADMRGKAVARVTSAEALDASQREALAGKLETIYGREMAIHTEVDPSLLGGMIIRVGHEEIDGSTRGKLARLRADLAAEMAY from the coding sequence ATGAAGGCAGCTAGTCGCGAAGCACGAAACAATGTGGCGGAGAAGCTCGACGAGCTCATCCGCACCTCCGGCGACACCGTCGCTGTCGCAGCGCAGATCGGCACCGAGCTGTTCCTCGTCGTGGACCAGCTGGACCTCGACCGCTCTTTGCGTGTCGCGGTCGCAGACAACGCCCTCGACGCTGACCAGCGGGAGGGCATCCTGCTGACGGTCTTTGGTGAGAAGGTGGCTGAGCCCACCGCCCAGATCCTTCGTGCTGTCGCGCGAGAGGAGTGGTCCTCGAGCCGAGACCTGCGCACGGGCCTGGTCTGGCTCGGCCGCCGAGCACTTCTGCTGGGTGCCGAGAACCAGGGCACGCTCGAAGAGGTGGAAGACGAGCTCTTCCAGCTCTCGGTGCTGCTGGAGCAGGAGAAGCAGCTCACCCAGCTTCTTGCTGACCGCACTGCTGGTGCACAACAAAAGCGCGGCCTGCTGGCCAACGTGATCTACGGCAAAGTGACGATGTTCACCGAGGCCCTCGCGCTCCAGGTGATCGGGCGCCCTGAGCACAACCCGGTCGACGATCTCGCCGCTGTGGCGGCGTTGGTCGCGGACATGCGCGGCAAGGCCGTCGCTCGCGTCACCTCCGCCGAGGCTCTCGATGCCTCCCAGCGCGAGGCGCTCGCCGGCAAGCTTGAAACCATTTACGGCCGGGAGATGGCCATCCACACCGAGGTTGACCCCAGCCTCCTCGGCGGGATGATCATCCGCGTCGGCCACGAGGAGATCGATGGGTCGACGCGCGGCAAGCTCGCGCGTCTTCGCGCCGACCTCGCGGCAGAGATGGCCTACTAG